A stretch of the Filimonas lacunae genome encodes the following:
- a CDS encoding bZIP transcription factor: MKTLVSFIVILLCLFGPLYGQKGFPAGKVVAVPAPRYFSSAVPEVVYADTLSTDTAGSSRYLMPYTRQLGKPGFSSYIPVSARGNVSTINNNAGNKNPQIATVPAITIHGNVLYSVDYRSYIDTPYAEHDIYYHTVQTYLDITYKNNYPFRVFLTNRFSNSLLTRKLTDLNMQFSAADFASRLRQIMNRYPLPKLPGDSLGMIEHQLDAKRDELLQLRSWSNSPGVVQKLIEAKETALYGSKPELAADSIPALPAVAFSRPDAPDRKKIPGYLKDWFSRRSDSSAVSQKPAVDTSFMQTYQTRKRRIDTLEQQVQQLEKRYQHHKQQVAAWQQQRNNELYKSSSGTQQLDAEIAARQVPDSALPAGYQTLLAIKTLGVGRTVVDYSELSVKNVSINGLQIEYNPSYYVAVAAGSIDYRFRDFIVKNASAPAQYLYMVRAGKGLKNGTNIIVSWYAGKKQVYNNTGSNSGTQPDYHLMGFTLEGNCRVNASTYLTAEVAKSSVPYYNNGTNKSLLASAVHLGEHANEAYSLKLQTIIPASTTRITAYFKRYGASFQSFSYITTGTQQKAWMIKADQPFFKNQLLVTASLKENDYTNTTTNITYQNNTVFKSIQATLRLRRWPVFSLGYYPSSQLTKLSDSAYVENLFYSLVGSASYYYKVDGVDMSTTALYTRFYNKPSDSAFVYSNTSTFLLSHALLYAKFTWQTTGSASLAAMYNLYTVDNAAQYALLNWLRVGAGIKYNYQTYYNSIQIGYKGNVLIKMKKLGEVQLMMEKGFIPGSNRQLVENNTGRFSYFKIF, from the coding sequence GTGAAAACGCTGGTGTCGTTTATTGTAATACTACTATGCCTGTTTGGCCCGTTATATGGTCAAAAGGGGTTTCCTGCCGGGAAAGTTGTTGCCGTGCCGGCCCCACGTTATTTTTCATCTGCTGTGCCAGAGGTTGTGTATGCCGATACGCTTTCAACAGACACAGCTGGCAGCAGTCGTTATCTGATGCCTTACACCCGCCAGTTGGGTAAGCCTGGTTTTAGTTCTTATATACCTGTTTCGGCCAGGGGCAATGTGAGTACTATTAATAATAATGCCGGGAACAAAAATCCGCAGATAGCTACTGTTCCTGCTATTACCATACATGGTAACGTTTTATACAGCGTAGACTACCGATCGTATATAGATACTCCCTATGCCGAGCATGATATATATTATCATACCGTGCAAACCTACCTGGATATCACCTATAAAAACAATTACCCTTTCCGTGTTTTTCTTACCAATCGCTTCAGTAACTCCTTGCTTACCCGTAAGCTAACTGATTTGAATATGCAGTTTAGTGCTGCTGATTTTGCCAGCCGTCTCCGGCAAATTATGAACCGGTATCCGCTTCCAAAGCTTCCTGGCGATTCGTTGGGGATGATAGAGCATCAGCTGGATGCTAAAAGAGACGAGCTGCTTCAATTGAGAAGCTGGTCTAACAGTCCGGGCGTTGTTCAAAAGTTGATAGAAGCGAAAGAGACAGCGTTATATGGGAGCAAGCCAGAACTGGCGGCAGATTCTATTCCTGCATTACCTGCTGTGGCTTTTTCCAGACCCGATGCTCCGGATAGAAAAAAGATACCTGGTTATTTGAAAGATTGGTTCAGTAGGCGTTCCGACAGTTCTGCGGTTTCACAGAAACCAGCTGTGGATACCAGCTTTATGCAAACTTATCAAACCCGAAAAAGACGTATCGATACCCTGGAGCAACAGGTGCAGCAGTTAGAAAAAAGGTATCAGCATCATAAGCAGCAGGTAGCTGCCTGGCAGCAGCAAAGAAACAACGAGCTGTACAAGTCTTCTTCAGGCACCCAGCAGCTGGATGCTGAAATAGCAGCCAGGCAGGTGCCTGACAGCGCTTTACCGGCTGGGTATCAAACCTTGCTGGCGATAAAAACATTGGGTGTAGGGCGAACAGTAGTAGATTATTCTGAGCTGTCTGTGAAAAACGTAAGCATTAATGGCCTGCAAATAGAGTATAATCCTTCTTACTATGTGGCTGTTGCGGCGGGAAGTATTGATTATCGCTTTCGCGATTTTATTGTAAAAAATGCATCAGCGCCTGCGCAGTACCTGTATATGGTGAGAGCTGGTAAAGGACTAAAAAACGGAACAAATATAATAGTAAGCTGGTATGCCGGTAAAAAACAGGTTTACAATAACACCGGTAGCAACAGCGGAACACAGCCAGATTACCACCTGATGGGTTTTACGCTGGAAGGCAATTGCCGGGTAAATGCTAGTACTTACCTTACTGCGGAGGTGGCCAAGTCGTCTGTACCTTACTATAACAATGGCACTAATAAAAGCCTGCTGGCATCGGCAGTGCATCTGGGCGAACATGCCAATGAAGCGTATTCCCTGAAGCTGCAAACGATAATACCTGCCAGCACCACCCGCATAACAGCTTATTTCAAAAGGTATGGTGCCTCGTTTCAGTCTTTCAGTTACATTACTACCGGCACTCAGCAAAAAGCCTGGATGATTAAGGCCGATCAGCCTTTCTTTAAAAACCAGTTACTGGTTACAGCATCTTTAAAAGAAAATGATTACACCAACACTACCACCAATATTACCTATCAGAACAATACAGTTTTTAAAAGCATACAAGCGACTCTTCGGTTACGTCGCTGGCCCGTATTTTCCCTGGGTTATTACCCCAGTTCGCAATTAACAAAGCTGAGTGATAGCGCTTATGTCGAAAACCTGTTTTACTCCCTGGTAGGCAGCGCCAGTTATTATTATAAAGTAGATGGTGTGGATATGAGCACTACAGCTTTATATACGCGCTTTTACAACAAGCCTTCTGATAGTGCTTTTGTGTACAGCAATACCTCTACTTTTTTACTAAGTCATGCACTGTTATATGCAAAGTTTACCTGGCAAACCACTGGTTCTGCCTCACTGGCTGCTATGTATAATTTATACACGGTAGATAACGCGGCGCAATATGCACTGTTAAACTGGCTAAGGGTGGGTGCGGGTATTAAATATAATTACCAGACGTATTATAACAGCATACAAATAGGCTATAAAGGCAATGTGCTGATAAAGATGAAAAAATTAGGCGAAGTACAACTAATGATGGAAAAAGGATTTATACCAGGCTCTAACAGGCAACTGGTAGAAAACAATACAGGCCGTTTCAGCTATTTTAAAATATTCTAG